The genome window AATCAAATATACTAATTTGTTTATTCTTATCTATTTTAACAGTCTTCATATCTCTAATGCTTATTTTTGCATCATCTCTTAAAGTACCTATAAGTAATTTATTATCTTCTTTATAAAGCCTACAGTTTTCTTCTACTTTCGTATAATTAAAGTTAGCATAACAATACAAACAATAATGTCTACAAGTATTGTATTGCCCTATATCGACACTTTTAACACATCCACAAATATCTCTTTGTGTACTATCTTTTTTTACATCTACTTCATTACCTATAATTTTTGATATTAACCTATCATCAATACACTTACTTTTTCCAATCCCAAATTTACTTAAATTATATTCTTCAGAACACATTTCAAGTGTTATACCATGTTTATGAGCAATCTTAGAAATCTCTTTTGATAATATTTCTATTTCTTTAATTTCTATCTGCTTTATATGTAATGATTTAGTATTAAATTTTGTTTTCTTATATAAATCGATAAAACTTATTATACATTTTTCTGTAAATCCATCAATCTGATTACATAAGGCTGCAAATGATTCGATATGATAATCTACTGTGTACTTTTCACTTAAAAAAATTGGGTCATATCTTAAAATTACTCTTTCTTTGCCTATTTTTCTAGACAATTCCTTAAATGAATCTATTACCTTTCTTTTATCTAAAATACGTGTCTCTACTTCTTTGCCATATGATGTTATAGTATAGTGAAAATAATATTTATAGTCTTTTAATTTATTTAAATCATGTATCATTGGAGTTACATCCTTTGTCCAAAATACAAAACAATCGACAGTATGTGGATTTAACTCTATCTTACTAACCTGCTTTGGATTCATTGGATTAATAACATAGACAAAACCTTCTTCAAGTCTGTTAAAAAACCATTTACTATAGAAAGCAGGTATATCAGTTCTTCTACTCACGCTTACTATCATATTTAACCTCCATAATAATTATGTTCTAATATATTTTAACATAATTATAGCTCCAAGTACTTAATTTAATCAAAACCTTTAAAATAATTCCAGTATGATTTATTGGTTTATTTCTAGCATTTAAAATATCCTTATAAGTTTATAACTCTTTAAAAATAAATATATATTATTCCTAAACTTCTAAAACTAATTTTATAATAAAACTAAAAAAGGTGCTATTTTTAAGCACCCTACAATTTTACTTTTTAATAAATTTAATACTCTACAATTATATCAATATCACCTTAAAGGTAAACACTATATATTAAAACTTTATATCATTATATAATACAATTTTATTGTAGTTGGTTTGTTTTATCTGGTTCATGATGTCTATAATAATATACTGTTTCTTTTCCAATTACTTCAGAGCCAAGCTTCTCCCATTTTTCTCCATAGCTAGCTTCTATCTGTTCACATTCTGAATCTGTTGATGCTACAATAAGACCATAATTAGCTCTGAATACAGCTATTTCTTCATTTCCATTCTTATAACTCAACCTACCATTATTTAACCGTAACAAGTTTCCATTTTTTTGATAATTAAAGTTAATTCCATTAATAATTTCTGGACTAGATGAGTCAATAAATATATAATTGTTAAAGTTATTTTGTAACATTAAATTACCTCCTCCATGTACCGATTTAACGATATAATCGTAGGCATCTATATTACATCTCAATGTTAACTTTGGTATTTGAAAAGTTTTAAATACATAAACTTTATGTTTATATTCTAATCCATCATCCCAGTTGTCCTTATTATCACTGACTAAATTAATATTACATTCTGTAAAATAATTTCCATAAAATAAAGAATATGCTTCCTCTACCCTACCCTTTATATTTAGATATGTGTCATAATCTGTATTATAATAATATTGTCCACACCTTCTTATAATACCAGAAAAGTAACTACCTTTCATTGAATCAAATGAAAAACCACAATACCCACATTGGTCAATAGTAATATTATTAATTTTATAACTTCCATATCCCTCATAATTCTTAACTTGACTACTTATAAGACCAACTTTCTGTATTTTTTCAATCCTTACATTATTTATACTAGTACCAGTCCTAATCCTCATTCCATTTTGACATTTAGAGATTCTACTATTAGAAATAATTGTGTCTATTCCTGTATCAATACCTAAACCACAAGATGAAACTGTAATATCATTTACAATTGAGTAGTATGGTATCCTAATTCCTGTCCCCGAAAAACCACTTATATAGATATTTTCATAATGTCCTAGACCGTTAATCATATTATTACTATTGTCATACATGATTGCCGATACATTATTCATCTCAACATTCTTTTCATTCTTATTAATAATCATCTCATAATGATATTTAGGATTACCTTTTGTTGGAGGTTCATCATTAACCTTTATCTCACAACTATCAGAATAGAAATTTATATTTTTAATACATTGTTTTTTCCCTGTCAATGTAATAATGCTCATATTTTCTACTCCACGTGTTATAAATTGCGTAGCCTCTGTAGATGAATCAGAATCACCTTGCAATACAATTTCTTTGTTAATTTTAACACCACTTGTAAATAAGTATTTACCTTTTGGAAAATACAAGACACAAAAATCTGTTTCTATTTCATCAATAATATCCTGCAAATCAGGACCTACATTATACATACCATCATTTTTAACACCTCTTTCTACTACATTAATCCATCTTCCATCTTTAACCCCAGTTCTTCCTTCCATAATACTATATATTCCTTTCTAATTTACTTAATATCAAAATTTTATGAACCATTAGTAGCAAATCAATTTTTTATATTATTCAATTTACACTATCACCAAACCCTTTAGACCATAGTAACTAACTCATTAATAAAACACTTCTATCCAAATACTACATATTTTCTTATTTTTCTATCAACTTATAATAATATACAGTTATTCCAAACTCTACTTTTTCGCCAATTTGCTCCCATGTTCCTCCATAATGAGCAGAAAGTGTATTTTTATTTTTAAGAGTTGTTGACATAATGTCACCCACCTCTGGTTTATGCATTTTAATAATTTTGTCCTTACTATTTATATATATATTTCCATCTTTTATCTTGACTTTATCTTCATAATCTTCTTCAGATATACCAATCCCGTTGATACTACTTAATCTTCCATTATAAAATCTAACAGTTTGTCGCGTATTATTGTATGTTAGATTTCCTTTTTCTGACCTAATAATACAATCAGTAGCATCTATATTGCATGTTAATAGTACACCCTTAGTTTCAAGTGCCTCTATAATATACACCTTATGCTTATTTTCTTTGAAATCTTCCCAGTTATCTCCATTGGTATTTGACAAAACTATATTACTTGACTCCAATAAATTTCCATAAAGTAAAGAATATGCTTCTTTAGCTCTACTGCCTAATTCTAAATAAGTATCATAACTTACATCATAATAATATTGCCCACATCTTGTGATATTTCCTGATATTTGAACATTGGAAATAGAATCAAACCAAAATCCACAATATCCACATTGGTCAATTGTAACATTTGTAATAAAGTTTAAACCTCTACCAATATTTTTAATCCCAATTTTTTTTATTTCTTCCACTCTCATACCATTTATAAAAGTTCCAGTAGAAATTATCATTCCATCAACACAACCCCAAACCTTACTGTTAGCAATAATTGAATTTTCTCCTGTATTAATTCCAAGCCCTGATGTAAAAACCGTAATATCATTTGCTGTAGAATTATTAGGCATGTCAAGCGCACTTCCAGAAAAACCACTAAAGAAGAGGTTTTCATAATGACCTGGTTCTCCCTGTTTATCTTCACATACAACAGCTGATATATTTCTATAATTAATGATTACATCATGGTGGAATCTAGGTTTTCCATCTGTTGGAGGTTCATGATTAGGTGTCATATCTCTATAACAACTATCTGAATAAAAACAAATACTCTTAATACAGTGTCTTACACTTTTTACTGTTATAATTGCTACATTTTCACTTTTAGGGCTTTTCATTCCTTTAAAAGTAAACTGTGTTACTCCAGCGGTGTTTTTAGGAACATTTGCCAAAATATAAGAATCCCCACATAAAGTTAATCGTTTCTTAATCTTAACACCATTTTCAAATAAATATTTTCCTTTTGGAAAATATATGATAGAGTCTTCTGGTGCAGTATCCATAATTTCTTGCAACCTGAAACTTACATCTTTTGTTTCATCATTACAAATTCCATAATCTATGACATTAATCCAACCACTTGTATCTTTAATTATTATAGGCTCTTCCATTACTCACTACCTCCTAGTTTCATAATTAATCTTTTATCTTTTTATAATAGTACATATATTCCCCAGCCAATGATTTTACATCAATCTGCTCCCATGTTCCTCCATGTAATTTATTTATTTCTTCTGCCGAATCTAGCACTGAATATATTACAGTATTCTTTTTTAATCTAGGAACCATTAAATACTTACCTCCATCATCTATATACAGAGTGTTTTCAATTATCTTAATTAAATCTTTTTCGTCTATATCAGAAATTTGAACACCTCCTACAGAACAAATCTCACCGTTATAAAATTTATAAGTATTTCTACCATTTTCTAATAATAAATTGCCCTTTGCACAATGTATAAAGTCATCCGCTTCAGCAAAACATGTTAACATTATATTGTTAGTTTCATTTGCCTTGATTACATATATCTTATGTTCATTAAGTGAATCACTTTCTAAAGTATCAATATTACTATTCATCAATACAATATTGCAATTCTCTAAAATATCTCCATAAAAAATGGAATACGCTTCTTCTTTTCTACCTTGCATATTCTCATAAGTATCATAATCAACATTTTTATAATACTGACCACATCTAGTAATTCTTGCAGTTATCTGGCTATGGTACATTTTTTCAAACATAAATCCACAATATCCACATTGGTCTACTATAAGATTCATAATAAGGTTAAAACCAAATCCTTTATTATTTATACCGATTTCTCTTATTTCTTCTATTCTCACATTATTTAAACTGACACCAGTAGTAATCTCTATTCCATTTTTACATTCGTAAATCTTGCTACTAGAAAGCATCGATTTTTCTCCTATCTTCATACCAAGACCACATGAAGTAACAATAATATCATTGCCAGTTGAATAATCTGGAATCTCAATTCCTGTCCCTGAAAATCCAGAAATAAACAGGTGTTCAAAATGAGATAGGCATTGTGTTCCTTCATACTCTTTAATAGCAGATACATTTTTAGGTAATATTTTTTCTATATCATGACTATCGTGATAAAAATTAATATTTTTGATACATTGACTTTTTCCTGTCAATGTAATAATGCTCATATTAGAAACTCCTCGGGTTATAAAATTGGTTGTTCCTATGATTGATTGTTTGCTATCTGAATTTGATAATTGAGTATCTCCTCCATAATAAGAATCTCCTTGAAGTGTTATTTGCTGACCAATTTTAATACCTTCTTCAAATAAATAATTGCCTTTTGGAAAGTATATAATGGAACCTTCTAATGACTTATCAGAAACAATATCTTGTATCATATTACTTACATCATATTTTCCAGTAATGTCTATTTTACTGTTTAATTCCAGTACATTAATCCAATCTGGAGTTTTAGTTTCAATTTTCATGATTAATTCCTCCTCTTTAGAGTTAAATTATTTTTACAGAAACAAATTTTTTTGACTATAACTGAAGTGACTTTTACTCTCTTTTGGAATTTTGAGAGGACAATTTTCATTTTTATAATATAATTATAATTTAATTATATTTTCCACTATTGCTAAGTTATTCTTAATTTTTCAATACAAATTTTATATAATGATTAAAATAGTTAAGCTTTGTATCAATATGATTTAATACCAATAAAAAAACACTCATTCTAAACTATCCCCCTCTTAGGAAACAGTTGAAATATGTAAAACTGTCTAAAACAGTGGGTATAGTTCAGCTCAGAGTGACTCTTCTTTAGATATTATC of Clostridioides sp. ES-S-0054-01 contains these proteins:
- a CDS encoding DUF1848 domain-containing protein, producing MIVSVSRRTDIPAFYSKWFFNRLEEGFVYVINPMNPKQVSKIELNPHTVDCFVFWTKDVTPMIHDLNKLKDYKYYFHYTITSYGKEVETRILDKRKVIDSFKELSRKIGKERVILRYDPIFLSEKYTVDYHIESFAALCNQIDGFTEKCIISFIDLYKKTKFNTKSLHIKQIEIKEIEILSKEISKIAHKHGITLEMCSEEYNLSKFGIGKSKCIDDRLISKIIGNEVDVKKDSTQRDICGCVKSVDIGQYNTCRHYCLYCYANFNYTKVEENCRLYKEDNKLLIGTLRDDAKISIRDMKTVKIDKNKQISIFD
- a CDS encoding glycoside hydrolase family 55 protein produces the protein MEGRTGVKDGRWINVVERGVKNDGMYNVGPDLQDIIDEIETDFCVLYFPKGKYLFTSGVKINKEIVLQGDSDSSTEATQFITRGVENMSIITLTGKKQCIKNINFYSDSCEIKVNDEPPTKGNPKYHYEMIINKNEKNVEMNNVSAIMYDNSNNMINGLGHYENIYISGFSGTGIRIPYYSIVNDITVSSCGLGIDTGIDTIISNSRISKCQNGMRIRTGTSINNVRIEKIQKVGLISSQVKNYEGYGSYKINNITIDQCGYCGFSFDSMKGSYFSGIIRRCGQYYYNTDYDTYLNIKGRVEEAYSLFYGNYFTECNINLVSDNKDNWDDGLEYKHKVYVFKTFQIPKLTLRCNIDAYDYIVKSVHGGGNLMLQNNFNNYIFIDSSSPEIINGINFNYQKNGNLLRLNNGRLSYKNGNEEIAVFRANYGLIVASTDSECEQIEASYGEKWEKLGSEVIGKETVYYYRHHEPDKTNQLQ
- a CDS encoding glycoside hydrolase family 55 protein — translated: MEEPIIIKDTSGWINVIDYGICNDETKDVSFRLQEIMDTAPEDSIIYFPKGKYLFENGVKIKKRLTLCGDSYILANVPKNTAGVTQFTFKGMKSPKSENVAIITVKSVRHCIKSICFYSDSCYRDMTPNHEPPTDGKPRFHHDVIINYRNISAVVCEDKQGEPGHYENLFFSGFSGSALDMPNNSTANDITVFTSGLGINTGENSIIANSKVWGCVDGMIISTGTFINGMRVEEIKKIGIKNIGRGLNFITNVTIDQCGYCGFWFDSISNVQISGNITRCGQYYYDVSYDTYLELGSRAKEAYSLLYGNLLESSNIVLSNTNGDNWEDFKENKHKVYIIEALETKGVLLTCNIDATDCIIRSEKGNLTYNNTRQTVRFYNGRLSSINGIGISEEDYEDKVKIKDGNIYINSKDKIIKMHKPEVGDIMSTTLKNKNTLSAHYGGTWEQIGEKVEFGITVYYYKLIEK
- a CDS encoding glycoside hydrolase family 55 protein, whose translation is MKIETKTPDWINVLELNSKIDITGKYDVSNMIQDIVSDKSLEGSIIYFPKGNYLFEEGIKIGQQITLQGDSYYGGDTQLSNSDSKQSIIGTTNFITRGVSNMSIITLTGKSQCIKNINFYHDSHDIEKILPKNVSAIKEYEGTQCLSHFEHLFISGFSGTGIEIPDYSTGNDIIVTSCGLGMKIGEKSMLSSSKIYECKNGIEITTGVSLNNVRIEEIREIGINNKGFGFNLIMNLIVDQCGYCGFMFEKMYHSQITARITRCGQYYKNVDYDTYENMQGRKEEAYSIFYGDILENCNIVLMNSNIDTLESDSLNEHKIYVIKANETNNIMLTCFAEADDFIHCAKGNLLLENGRNTYKFYNGEICSVGGVQISDIDEKDLIKIIENTLYIDDGGKYLMVPRLKKNTVIYSVLDSAEEINKLHGGTWEQIDVKSLAGEYMYYYKKIKD